ATGTGATGCTGTTAAAGTACCTACAGTAGCCTTTGGCAGATTAAATGGTGGCATTGAGTGGCAATCATTAGACGGCGAACCTGTTAATATGGTATTTTTATTAGCTGTTCCTAAAGATTCTGAGTCTAATGAACACTTAAAGATACTAGCTGCTCTATCTAGAAAACTTATGAATGAAGATTTTCGTAATGATTTATTAAACATTAAAGAAGAAGATCAATTACTTACTCTATTAGAGACCATATTTTAATATATGCTATTTAGGTTTTCCTAAATAGTTTATATAAGCAAAAGTGTAATGCGTTACAAAAGATGTATTACACCGTATAAGAATAAAAGGAGGAATTATAATGTTAGAATTATTAAAAGATACGCGAAAACATTTAGTTACTGGTGTATCTTACATGTTGCCATTTGTCGTTGCCGGTGGTGTACTATTAGCTCTTTCCGTTATGTTGTCAGGAACTCCATCAGCTCCTGAAAGCGGTATCTTAAAAGATATTTGGGATATCGGTGTAGGAGGTATGTCGCTGTTTGTTCCAATAATGGGTGGATTTATTGCATTTTCTATGGTAGATAGACCTGGTATCGCTCCTGGTGCAATAGGCGCATACCTTGCCAATTCTATTGGAGCAGGTTTCCTTGGTGGTATGCTTGCAGGTATCTTAGCAGGTATTGTAGTATACTATTTAAAAAGAATTAAAGTTCCGCCAATTATGCGCTCTATTATGCCAATTTTCATCATTCCTTTAGTGGGAACTTTTGTTGTAGGTGGATTAATTGTATGGGTTTTAGGAATTCCTATTGCAGCACTAATGACTGCTTTAACAACATGGTTAAGTGGAATGTCTGGTACAAGTAAGATTGTTCTTGGAATCATCTTAGGTTCTATGATTGCCTTTGATATGGGTGGTCCACTAAATAAAGTTGCCTTTGGTTTTGCCGTTGGTTTAGTTGCCACAAATCCACAAGTTATGGCCGCTGTTGGTGTAGCTATATGTACTCCTCCACTTGGTTTAGCTTTGGCTACATTTATCGCACCAAAGAAATTTACTACAGAAGAAAAAGAAAGTGGAAAAGCAGCCATTATAATGGGCTTAATTGGTATTACAGAAGGTGCTATACCTTTTGCTGCAGCAGATCCACTAAGAGTAATCCCTTCTATTATGGTTGGTGGCGCTGCTGGCTCTGTAACATCCCTATTATTAAATGCGGCAAATCATGCTCCATGGGGTGGTTGGATTGTTTTACCTGTAGTTGAAAATATTTTTGGGTATATTATTGCAACTATTGTAGGTGTTGTCGTTACTGCTTTAATGGTGAGCGCGCTTAAAAAACCAGCGAGTGAATTACCTATCGATACGCAAGAAGACTTAGGCGATGAATTAGATATTGACTTTGAATAATATAGGGAGGTTTTAAAATGAAAATTATAGCTGTTACATCTTGTCCATCAGGTGTAGCTCATACGTATATGGCTGCGGAAGCAATTGAAAAAGCAGCAAAAGCTGCAGATATCGAAGTTAAAGTAGAAACACAAGGATCAATCGGTATCGAAAATGAATTGACTGCTAGTGATGTAGCTGAAGCAGATGCTGTTATTCTCACAAAAGATATGGACATTAAAAATACAGATCGATTCAAGAACAAGACTATTGTTAAAGTTTCTATAGGGGATGCTATTAAAAAAGCACCTGCTATTATGCAAAAAATCAAAGAACATGTAGAAAAGAAAAACTCATAATTAGTGGCCTACGGCGCATTAGTTCTAAGTTCCACGTTGCAAGTTCTATGTAAAACTTTGTAATTTAGCACCATATAAAATACAATAAAAGAGAGGCAGGTTTTTTCGCCTCTCTTTTATTGTATTTAAAGATGTACTTTTAAAAAAGTACATTTACCTATAATCTCTATTTTACTTTCACCAGCAGGGATAAGGAAACAATCTGTAGATTTAAAATCAAGCTTTTCGCCCTCTGCGTAAATACTACCTTCACCTTCTGTAACAACAATTGATATAAATGAATCCTTCTTACCATAAAGTTCAATATGATCTTGAATAGAATACCTTTCAACAGAGAAATACTCACATTCTATTAATTTTTGATAATCTAAACTTTTTTCAGCTGTTGTAGGTTCATCTTTATTGATTTGATCTATTTCAAACTTTTTACAATCTATTACATCTAAAGCTTTATCAATGTGCAATGGTCTCTTTTCTCCATTTTTATCGATCCTATTGTAATCAAAGAGCCTATAAGTAACATTGGAACTTTGTTGTATTTCACAAATTAATAATCCTTTTCCAATAGCGTGAACTGTACCCGTTTTAATAAATATATTTTGTCCTTTAAAGACTGGAACTTTATTTAATACTTCTAAAAGGGTACCGTCACTTATTCTTTGCCTTATTTCATCTTTACTAATATCTTTGCTAAAGCCACAGTACAAATAGGAGTCAGACTCACAATCCACAACATACCATATTTCATTCTTACCATAATCTTTTTCATATTTTAATGCGTATTCATCATCTGGATGAACCTGCACCGATAAGTCATCTGCTGTATCAATGAACTTAATGAGTATAGGTAAATCCGTATAGCGTTCAGATTTGGAGCCTAAAATCTCATGTCCCATAATAGAAATATATTCATTAAATTTTACTCCTTTATATTTACCAGATGCAATAATACTAGGACCATCTTTATGTGCAGATAGCTCCCATGTTTCAGATATAATTTTATTATTAGATTTCTTATCGTACTTTTCCTTAAGCTTTGTACCACCCCATATGTGTTCTTTTACAGATGGTTCTAACTTTATAATGCTTTTCTTTGACTTCTTCATATTGTTTAAATATTCTCCTATCATTGATTTCTATACATTATATCTTTAGCAAATTTGCATCTTTTATAAACACTCAGACTACTATTTTATTTTTGTAATACAGAATCAGTTTTAGCTTCCCGTACTTCACTTCCACTTACACAGTAATCTCATTTGCAATCTTTGCAAACTCCTTCAAACTCAAGGTCTCTCCTCTTCTTTTGCCATCAATATCACACTTTTCTAATACTTCTATTACCTTTTGTCTGTCCATATTTAAGCCATTTGAAAGGCAATTTAACAGGGTTTTTCTCCTCATTGAGAAAGAAGCTTTAACTACTTTAAAAAAGACCTCTTTTTGAGCTTCAACTGGAGGTTCATCTAAAATCTTTAAGTTGATTACTGCAGATTCCACTTTAGGTTGAGGCATAAATACGGTCTTTGGCACAATTGTTACGATTTGAGGCTTAGAATAGAATTGTACTGCTACAGATAAAGCACCATAATCTTTCTTTCCAGGAGGAGCAATCATTCTCTCTGCCACTTCCCTTTGTACCATTACTGTAATGCTTTCAATAGGTAGGTCTCTTTCTAAAAGATTCATGATGATCTCAGAGGTAATATAATAGGGCAAATTCGCAATAACCTTAAAAGGCTTGTCTGAAACCTTCTTTAATTCTTCTTTTAAATTAATTCTTAATACGTCTTCATTGAGAATAGTTTTGTTTGAATAATCACGTAAAGTATCATTTAATATAGGGATCAATTTTTGATCGATTTCTACTGCTAAAACGTGTGCTGACCTTTCACACAGATACTGAGTCATAGTTCCTATTCCAGGCCCAATTTCTAATATATAATCTTCTTCTTGAATATCTGCTCCTTCTAAAATCTTCTCTATAATATTTCCATCCGTTAGAAAATTTTGTCCATAGCGCTTACTAAAATGAAAGTCATATTTTTTTTGTATGTCGTGAATCATCCTTGGGGACGTCAGTCTCTCCATTATATCACTCCTATTTGTATTGGTTAATAACTTCTAGCAACTGTTCTATAGTAATACCGTAATTATTCAGTCGATTAACAAATTGTTTACTATTACAGTATCCAATGCCTAATTTTTCTCCAACGAATCTTCTTTTATCCTTACTACCTTCTCCATTTAGGCCAAATTCAAACATATCCTGCAATGTAAAAGTGGTCTCATTGTCTACTAAAGTCTGCACTTTAGATAAGGCTTCAAAAATAGACTCTGGAGTGGCATTCTCAATACCAATATTATCTCCTTTTTTTCCTAGATGCCTTGGTAAATACGCATGTTTGCAATTAGGAACCCTTTTATCTATATATCTTCTAATTTTATCTCCAGCATAGTCTGGATCTGTAAACACAATGACTCCTCTTGTTTTTGCTGCATTTTCAATTACCTTTAAAATGTCTTCCGTAAGCCCAAACCCATGGGTACATACTACATCTGCCTCTACTGCTCTTTTGACGGCAGAGATATCATCCTTACCTTCTACTACAACCAATTCCTGTATCATGTTCTCTTTCCTTTCAGTGCTACTACTTTAGCGGTAGCTTGCAGCCAATAGCTTTTTCTTTGCTCATACACTAGAAAATCCTAGAAGAATAAATGTTCTATTAATATTTTCGTACCTATTGCTACCAATATAACACCTCCGAAGACTTCAGCTCCTTGCTGAAATTGGCATCCTAATTTTTCGCCAAACTTAGCCCCTAAAAAAGATAGCATAAAGGTAATAAGGCCAATAGCTACAGCTGCTAGAAAGATATTTGTATCTAGTACAGCAAAACTAATCCCAGCTGCTAAAGCATCAATGCTAGTAGCAATTGCTAATGTTACTAGATGTTTTGTAGTTAAATCCCCAACATCCTCACACGTATTATCCCTAGATTCTCTTATCATCTTAATCCCTATAAATCCCAATAAAATAAAAGCAATCCAATGATCATAGCTTCGAATATACTCAGAAAACCTCGATGCAAGAATCCAACCTAATACAGGCATTAATGCTTGGAAAATGCCAAAATAAGCGCCAATTTTTGCTTGAGTAAAAGTATCTCTTGCTCTTTTGGAAACACCGCAGGACACTGCCACTGCAAATGCATCCATAGATAAGGCTAAGGCAGTTGTCAATATTAATGATGTCATCTATATTTCTCCTTTAAATTAGTATCATGAAATAATTTTTATTAAGTCACTTAAATCTGTAATGATATAGTCTGGACGATGGGCTCTTAGGGTCTCAAGATAGTTATACCCCCAAGTTACTACAGCACATTTAACATCAGCATCATTACACGCATGGATATCTCTAATTTCGTCGCCTACATAGAGAATCTCCTCTTTAGACAGCTTATATTTTTTGCATAGAGAATTGATTTTTCTCTTTTTACCTGTGAATGTAGAGGATTCTATAAAATCAAATAGCTCTAAATCGTGATTGGAAAGAAACATCTGTACATTTTTTGTGCTATTCGCTGTTAATATCCCCATTAAATCTACTTTTTGTTTAATTTCTAATAAAATATCTTTCATATTATCTTGAAATGGTTCTACAGTCTCGATACTTCCCTTTAACAAGTGTTGACCTTCTTTTAACAGTCTTGGCAGATGAATGTAAGATACGCCAATAGACTTTACAAACTCCCAAAAACTTAAGCTTTTAGCCCCTTGAACGTCGTCTTTTGACATTCTCTTATATCTATATTTTTCTGCTAATTGATTGTATATATCAAAAACATGATGTTCCGTATCGGCTATGGTACCATCAAAATCAAATATTACACACTTATACGTCATAGCTTCTCCTTTAAATTTGTCCAAATAGGTATACTCTATCTATTGTAACTCAAATACATGCTGAAAAAAAGAAAAACAATGACTATATATTCTCGAAATATTTGATTATTAAATAAACTCACTTTAATATTTCGTTAAGAAATTATTATAATATTAATTGTATGAGGTTGATAATTTTAGTCTAAATATCTTTTTATATATTAGAGGAAAAAAAAGTAAAAATAAGAAGAAAATAAAGAACAATTTTTTTTACCTTTTATACAAACATATGTTCTATCATGTGATATAATTTTTACATAAAGAAACTAACTAGAGGGGAACACAATGCATAATTTAGCAGTAAAATTTTTAAACGAAGATAAAGAAAATATAAAAATATATTCTAAAGCAATAAACTCTCAAGAACAGTATCACATCGATATATTGGTTGATAGATTTTATAATTATATGTTTAAACTATATTTTATTAGCTATATTGAAAAATCTCTAAAATTAAAATCATTAGAATTCAAAAGAAAAATAAACAAATTAAAAGAAAGAGAAATATATGTTTTAAATATCCTAGATGATGGATTTGAAGAAGAAAGAATTAACACTATAGCAGATAAATCAATAAACATAATTGATGAAATATGTAGTGAAGCAGACATAAAAAATATGTCATCCAATACAAAGTTAAATGAAGCGATTCAAAATATTACAAGCAAACAAAGAACGATATTATTCATGCGCTATATCCAGGATAAAGAAGAAAAACAAATCGCTAAAGAATTAAATTTATCTAAGCAAGCTGTAAATAAAGTTAAGCTTGCTGGATTAAAAAATATAAGAGATTATCTAGGGGGTGACATATATGGAAGAGTTATTTAGCGACTATCTAGGTAATATAGCCTTTCCAATTTTGGTAACTGCTTTTTTGCTTACCAGAATAGAAAAAAAGTTAGATGTATTAAATACGACTATTATAGATCTTATGGAGCTCGTCATTAAGCATAGTAATAATTTTAAAGGGGGTATTTAATATGAGTACTTCTGACCTAAGAAAATTATGCGAATTAGCAAAAGAAGGTGATGAACAAGCTATTAGACAAATAATAGCTAAGTTTGAGCCCCTAATATATAAGAATAGCTATATTAACGGGGAGATTGATCCTGATTGCATCCAAGAATTAATGATTAAATTATATAACTGTGTTAAAAAATTTGAATTTAAAACAAAGGAAGAAATCGAAAAATATCTAGATATAGATTGAAATTATTACAAGGTGGGAGAATATTGAAATATTAACAAATCTTATAGTATAATGAAAAAGGGCTATTCTCAACGTTTAGCCCTTTTTTTCTGCCCCTTTATGTTTTGGTAATATAGCTATCAACACGTATTGAGATGTCTTATATGATTTTATGCTGCTTTCCACTCGTAAAAATAAAACAAGAGTATACGAAGCAAAGTATTGTAAAGAGAAAAAAAGAAAAAGTTTATATGCATGGTTGATAATTTCAATACTTAAGTCTTTTTATATAGTGTAAGGTAAATAAGTTGGCCAACAGAGAGGAGCCTTGCAACTATATAATAAAAGGAGATTCTAGATATGGATTATAGAAGAGCAATATACTATACAAGCCCTGTTATTACAGGAGATGATGTAACTTATGTACAAGAAAGATTAAAGGGATTAGGCTTTTACAAAGGTGCAATAGATGGATCATTTGGACCATCTTGCAAACAAGCAGTTATAAGCTTTCAGAAAACAAATTTATTGGAACCAGATGGATCAGTCGGTCCTATAACATGGAACTTCTTATTTAGTAGTAATGCGATTAATGTTTTGACTTATACTAGAGCATTATATTATACTTCGCCAGTAATAACAGGTAATGATGTAAGTTATGTACAAAGACGTTTAAAATTATTGGGATTTTATACAGAAGAAGTGGATGGTTCATTCGGTCCTGCATGCAAACAGGCGGTAATGGATTTTCAAAATGCAAATGGATTGGCAGTAGATGGCTCCGTTGGTCCAGCTACTTGGAATAAATTATTCGGAATAGATTCTTCAGGTGGAATAGGAAATCTCGGAAGCATTAAAAAAGTATTTATAGATCCAGGTCATGGTGGAATTGATCCAGGAGCTTTAGGAAATGGATTGAGGGAAAAAGATATAACATTATCCATGGCACTAAAACTAGGTAATTTGCTACAATCAAAAGGTATGAGTGTACAGTATTCAAGAACAACAGATAAATACGTAAGTTTACAAAATAGAGCAAGTCAAGCAAATGCTTGGGGAGCGGATTTGTTTGTATCTATACATTGCAATGCTTTTACATCTTCAAGTGCACATGGTACAGAGTGTTTTACATATCCAAGTGCAAGTGCATCTACAAAAGCTTTATCAAGAAATGTTTCAAATGATATGGCCAAAAGCTTAAGCTTAACCAATAGAGGGCACAAAGAAGCTAATTTTGCTGTACTTAGGTTAACCAAGATGCCTGCAATACTAA
This DNA window, taken from Alkalibaculum bacchi, encodes the following:
- a CDS encoding PTS fructose-like transporter subunit IIB — translated: MKIIAVTSCPSGVAHTYMAAEAIEKAAKAADIEVKVETQGSIGIENELTASDVAEADAVILTKDMDIKNTDRFKNKTIVKVSIGDAIKKAPAIMQKIKEHVEKKNS
- a CDS encoding type I phosphomannose isomerase catalytic subunit: MKKSKKSIIKLEPSVKEHIWGGTKLKEKYDKKSNNKIISETWELSAHKDGPSIIASGKYKGVKFNEYISIMGHEILGSKSERYTDLPILIKFIDTADDLSVQVHPDDEYALKYEKDYGKNEIWYVVDCESDSYLYCGFSKDISKDEIRQRISDGTLLEVLNKVPVFKGQNIFIKTGTVHAIGKGLLICEIQQSSNVTYRLFDYNRIDKNGEKRPLHIDKALDVIDCKKFEIDQINKDEPTTAEKSLDYQKLIECEYFSVERYSIQDHIELYGKKDSFISIVVTEGEGSIYAEGEKLDFKSTDCFLIPAGESKIEIIGKCTFLKVHL
- a CDS encoding RNA polymerase sigma factor, which codes for MHNLAVKFLNEDKENIKIYSKAINSQEQYHIDILVDRFYNYMFKLYFISYIEKSLKLKSLEFKRKINKLKEREIYVLNILDDGFEEERINTIADKSINIIDEICSEADIKNMSSNTKLNEAIQNITSKQRTILFMRYIQDKEEKQIAKELNLSKQAVNKVKLAGLKNIRDYLGGDIYGRVI
- a CDS encoding YvrJ family protein, with the translated sequence MEELFSDYLGNIAFPILVTAFLLTRIEKKLDVLNTTIIDLMELVIKHSNNFKGGI
- a CDS encoding helix-turn-helix domain-containing protein, whose product is MSTSDLRKLCELAKEGDEQAIRQIIAKFEPLIYKNSYINGEIDPDCIQELMIKLYNCVKKFEFKTKEEIEKYLDID
- a CDS encoding manganese efflux pump MntP family protein; protein product: MTSLILTTALALSMDAFAVAVSCGVSKRARDTFTQAKIGAYFGIFQALMPVLGWILASRFSEYIRSYDHWIAFILLGFIGIKMIRESRDNTCEDVGDLTTKHLVTLAIATSIDALAAGISFAVLDTNIFLAAVAIGLITFMLSFLGAKFGEKLGCQFQQGAEVFGGVILVAIGTKILIEHLFF
- a CDS encoding PTS fructose transporter subunit EIIC translates to MLELLKDTRKHLVTGVSYMLPFVVAGGVLLALSVMLSGTPSAPESGILKDIWDIGVGGMSLFVPIMGGFIAFSMVDRPGIAPGAIGAYLANSIGAGFLGGMLAGILAGIVVYYLKRIKVPPIMRSIMPIFIIPLVGTFVVGGLIVWVLGIPIAALMTALTTWLSGMSGTSKIVLGIILGSMIAFDMGGPLNKVAFGFAVGLVATNPQVMAAVGVAICTPPLGLALATFIAPKKFTTEEKESGKAAIIMGLIGITEGAIPFAAADPLRVIPSIMVGGAAGSVTSLLLNAANHAPWGGWIVLPVVENIFGYIIATIVGVVVTALMVSALKKPASELPIDTQEDLGDELDIDFE
- the rsmA gene encoding 16S rRNA (adenine(1518)-N(6)/adenine(1519)-N(6))-dimethyltransferase RsmA translates to MERLTSPRMIHDIQKKYDFHFSKRYGQNFLTDGNIIEKILEGADIQEEDYILEIGPGIGTMTQYLCERSAHVLAVEIDQKLIPILNDTLRDYSNKTILNEDVLRINLKEELKKVSDKPFKVIANLPYYITSEIIMNLLERDLPIESITVMVQREVAERMIAPPGKKDYGALSVAVQFYSKPQIVTIVPKTVFMPQPKVESAVINLKILDEPPVEAQKEVFFKVVKASFSMRRKTLLNCLSNGLNMDRQKVIEVLEKCDIDGKRRGETLSLKEFAKIANEITV
- the rnmV gene encoding ribonuclease M5, which gives rise to MIQELVVVEGKDDISAVKRAVEADVVCTHGFGLTEDILKVIENAAKTRGVIVFTDPDYAGDKIRRYIDKRVPNCKHAYLPRHLGKKGDNIGIENATPESIFEALSKVQTLVDNETTFTLQDMFEFGLNGEGSKDKRRFVGEKLGIGYCNSKQFVNRLNNYGITIEQLLEVINQYK
- a CDS encoding PTS sugar transporter subunit IIA, producing the protein MDKIINKNLIKLDIDADTKEYCMKELISLMESEGRLNDASCYTEEVLNRENLCTTGIGFGIAIPHGKCDAVKVPTVAFGRLNGGIEWQSLDGEPVNMVFLLAVPKDSESNEHLKILAALSRKLMNEDFRNDLLNIKEEDQLLTLLETIF
- a CDS encoding HAD-IA family hydrolase → MTYKCVIFDFDGTIADTEHHVFDIYNQLAEKYRYKRMSKDDVQGAKSLSFWEFVKSIGVSYIHLPRLLKEGQHLLKGSIETVEPFQDNMKDILLEIKQKVDLMGILTANSTKNVQMFLSNHDLELFDFIESSTFTGKKRKINSLCKKYKLSKEEILYVGDEIRDIHACNDADVKCAVVTWGYNYLETLRAHRPDYIITDLSDLIKIIS
- a CDS encoding N-acetylmuramoyl-L-alanine amidase — translated: MDYRRAIYYTSPVITGDDVTYVQERLKGLGFYKGAIDGSFGPSCKQAVISFQKTNLLEPDGSVGPITWNFLFSSNAINVLTYTRALYYTSPVITGNDVSYVQRRLKLLGFYTEEVDGSFGPACKQAVMDFQNANGLAVDGSVGPATWNKLFGIDSSGGIGNLGSIKKVFIDPGHGGIDPGALGNGLREKDITLSMALKLGNLLQSKGMSVQYSRTTDKYVSLQNRASQANAWGADLFVSIHCNAFTSSSAHGTECFTYPSASASTKALSRNVSNDMAKSLSLTNRGHKEANFAVLRLTKMPAILTETAFITNSSDASKLSSRQNEFVSSLASQILGANIDLPDETKGVLYYARQNGLFKGLGINIETFNTKSPVQLISIKPLVTLQVELSATSKFPIPTRYEVLDLSLSPGQIETSLLGKLGSAGVIFGSEMNLQMPINQLKATQNIDKYMKYSVQPGNGYLEVTFEVAAPTNDRTTYQRFIYKIHRDQLDFSGSTVQIPVQSTNREGINLEEFDIIPVALTAVAVIAVIGFIVSTGGLGAAAPAILIPLFIKW